A segment of the Manihot esculenta cultivar AM560-2 chromosome 13, M.esculenta_v8, whole genome shotgun sequence genome:
TTAATATGCAGGTAAAAAACCCATAAAATGAGAAGACTAGCAGCCCCAAATGTCAAGCTTTAGTAGCTGATTGTATTGCGTCCTCAGAGTTAAATCACACCAAGTTCAATAGGAAACCATATCCTCTTCACCTCAAGGAACTGTAGCAAATCCAACTACCATTACAGAAACACATCACTAATATCATTCACACATTTTTGGAAGGTTAACTTTAATTACAGCAGTACGCCAGCAACCGAAACTTCATGCTGACAAATTGTAAAGCTTAACATGAGTAATTCCTTAGCCATTCCGCTTTCTGTACTCAGTGTATATATCACATTGGAGTTGGTTTACTCTTTCAAAGTAATGTTGCAAtgaaataaattcattaaagTTAATGTGCATATTACCCAAAAACATGACCTTAGAACTAATAAACAGTATTTTGTAAAAGAGCAAAAGCAACTAAAGAGATTATTGTAAATTAGATCAGATGAAATACTTCGAAATACAAATAACTCACAACATAACAAGACTTTCTGCACCCATTAATAAGGTAATGATTGTTACATTATCACTTCGCATTTACATCTTTAGAACCTTCAGAACATTTTTGTAGTTTTCTCAGAATGAGATCTTCATTTTGTGATAAATGGATTGCTAATTCGTAGTGGTCGCATCCACAGAGAATCCCTTATCAACCATTTCATCAATAAGTTGTGATGCTTTGGCTAACTCCTTATGCCTAAGAAATCCTTGAATAATTACATTATAACAGCAACCATTTGGCAAACATCCAGCCTCTTCCATTCCTCTAAAGATCTTGTATGCGTCATGTAGTAATCCTTCATTGCAAAATACTTTTATCATTGCACTATATGTGTAAACACTAGGCCGTAAACCATTTTCAAAAATCCTAGAAAATAATTCCTTGGCATCATTAAGCTTCCCAACTCTACACAAACCATCAATCAAAATGTTATATGTCACTATATTCGGCTTCAACCGGCTCTTTTCCATTACTTTAAATAGAGCAAGTGCCTCATCAAGATTCCCCTGCTTGCACAATCCATCAAGCAAAATGGAGAAACTTATTCTATTTGGCTGGTGACCTTGAGAACGCATGTGCTTGAAAACCTCTAGTGCAGTTCAGGGCTTTCCCGCTCGCCAGAAGCCCTTTATAAGAGTATTATAAGTACCAACATCAGGAACTAAACCTTTATAAGGCATTTCATCAAAAAGTTCCTTTGCTTCATCTATCCTTTTGTTCTCACAATACCCATTGACATCTGCCATTTTTCTCCTTACCATCTGATCAAATATTTTTCTAGCTTCATCCATTTTGCCATGCAGACAATATCCATCCATCAATGAATTGTAGTAACCAAATCAGGCTTAATATTCCATTTAACCATTATGCCAAAAATTTCTTGAACCTTTGAAACCATTCCTTCCTTAAAAAGATTgtcaaaaaatatattgaaggtATAAACATCTGGTGATATGTTCTGCACCACCATTTCATTCAGCAAGGATAAAGCTTGATTCAATTTACCTAAACTGCAAAGACCGTGAATTAGGCAGTTGTAAGTGACAGCAGTAGGTGAAATGCCCTTGTTCCTCATTCGAGAGAAGAGGTCTAATGCCTCAGCAACTAGCTTATCCTTGCAAAGGGTGTCGATGATTGCATTGTAGGTCACTGCATTTGGCTCACAACCTCTCTCAACCATTTCCTTCAACAACCCAGTAGCCCCATCTGTTTTGCCGAATTTACACACAGCATTTACTATCACATTGTAGGTATAAACATCAGGTTGAAAACCTCCTGCAACGATATCATTGAAAAGGTCTACTGCCTATTGATTGTACTGTCTTTACACATCCCATCAATTAAGGTAGTAAATGTCACAATATCGGGCTCTAAACCAAGTTTGAGGCTTTTTCCCAAAACTGAGAAGCCAAAATCCACACGATGTAACCGGCAGTAGCAATTAATCAAGATGTTAAGGGAATTAACACTGCGCGAGATACCTAGAGAATCAGTTTTTCTGGAACTGGAAAGAACAGTGTGGTATTGTTTCATTCTGACAAGAGCAGATAAAAATCGAACAAATTGAACAATAGAAGGGAGAGGATGCATAAGAATGATGTGATTAAAGGAAGACAGTGCATCATCAAGGTCCGGAAATGAAGCAGAATAGAATTTAGACCTCAAGCGTGCATCTTTACGAGAGCGGGTGGAATTAGAAGAATGAAAAGAGTATTTAAATAATAGGATTGGATAATAAAGAGTACCAATTTCTATTTGGAGTTGAAAATGGAAGCTCCTCCAAGTCCTTGTGAAAATGCTTCGAGGGGTCATTGTCATCTTCCAACCCAAAATCGTCGTTCTTCCTCAGCAATCACAAAATTTCAGTGGTATTGAGGCAATAGAAATGGAAAACAAAAGCAAGCTTAGAGATAGTTCCTTGTTTTCCCAGACAATTTTATTGAAGTCTTGCTGTAATGCTGTGGGCTTCCAGCAGGTTTGGACAGAACTTCCTCATAGAATGGCAGAGCAGCCCAATAACTTGATGGctgatttttctatttaattagtTAGATATTATTGGCtattaattactattttttttctaaGTGGAGACGCAATTgattgattaaataaaaaacatatatatatataacacaaGAAATTAAATACTACAACAAAATCCCAAATATATGCTGAATTATCAATTAGATTATTTACACAGAGAAGCACCAGAAATTAAGAGACTTAAACTTGAGTTTAATTTGTTTAAGAAGTCACAAGCCCTCAATTCTTATATATACCAGAATTACGTATCATATTGATCAACCACAAATCTTGCCGTAGCTCTTGAACATTTCATTGGCATGAAACAATTCTGTTTCTCTGGTAATTAATTCAAAGCTTATAAATGTGTGTACATTCACTCTTCTACTCAAGTTTCAAATGATCTCTCTGATGGCACTCTCTCATTTTCTCCTCCTAGTTTTCGTTTCTCTCTTTGGTAACTACCTGATTCCCTCATTtacgtgtttttttttttaagataaatgcTAGCCATACTATTATCCATCGTAAgcattatcttttatttatttatatattaaatagtaaaaattttgaataatgtaTTTTTCAGGTACTGGTAATGCTAAGATTATTACTATGCAAAATAAATGCGACTTCACAATATGGCCTGGATATCAAATAGTAATTCCTTTGGCAGAGGGTGGAAGGAGAAACGTAGACAGTGGTTTTGAGTTGAGTGCTGGTAAATCGGTGAATTTTACGGTTGTCGATTATGCCACTATCTGGGGTCGCACTGGGTGCTCATTTAATGAATCAGAGTTTGGATCATGCATCACCGGCGACTGTGAGGGTCGATTAAGATGTGGCGACATATTTGGCCGGCAGTTTATACATCAACAACCTGTCACATATGCTTATTTGGAGTTTGGAAAAAATGAATATCCTGATTTTTTTGCAATTAACGTAGGGGCTGGGTATAATGCACCAATTTCTATAATACCTTATGGTGGTAGTGATGCCGGTGACAATAAATGCAAGGCTACAAGTTGCTCTATAGACTTGAAAGAGAGTTGCCCAGATGAGCTGAAGCAGAGATTTAATGGTATTACTGTAGCATGTCGAAATCCTTGCTTTCATTACCCTTCTGTTGAGCCTCAGTTTTGTTGCCCATACTATGGATATGAGAAAGACGATTGCAAGCCTACAAATTACTTTCAAGTGTTTGAGGCTGCTTGTCCTTCAGCTGGTTCCACTCCTGAATTTGATATCTCCAGATCGTCAATGTGCTCAAATGCTAATAATTACTTAATTAGTTTTTGTTGAAACTTAATCAATTGCTTCCATATAGAAATTACATCGATACACATAACACTGTACAAGGATTAATGAAATAAACAGTGACTTTTCTATATGAAAggcttttatttctttttcttattgacAGTATGTAGTAACTGTTATACTTACAACTATTGCACTGTATGCATAAACATTAATAGACTCTTTTCCATTGCTTTAAATGATACGAGTGCGTCATCAAGATTTTCCTGTTTGCATAAGCCATCAAGCCAAATAGACATTTGGGCAGTGACCTTGAGAATACATGTACTCCAAAATCTCTACTGCTCGCCAAAAGCCTTTTATAAGTGACAGTAAGCATTTCATCAAAAATTTTCTTTGCTTCATCAATCCTCACAGTATCCATATCATTGAAAATTTCTCCTGCTCTATTGATTTTACCCTCTTTACAGATTAAGGTATTAAATGTCACAATGTCATGAACTAATCCGAGTTTGAGGAATTTCCCCAAACTCCACACGGTgtaagcagcagcagcagcaattAATCAGAATGTAAAGTGTGAGATTCCTAATGACAATTTTTCTGAACAAGGAAACCGCCGTATGGTATTGTTTCATTCTCACAAAAGCAGATAAAAATCGACCGAATTGAACAATGGAAGGGAGAAGATGCATAAGAATGATGTGATTAAAGGAAGCTAGGGCATCATCGATGTCTCTAAAAGTAGCAGAATAGAATTTAGATCTCATGCTTGCATCCTTATGAGAGTGAGTCGAATTAGAAGAAGGGAAAGAGTGAAATGAATTGGTAAATAATAAGATTGGAGAACACATTTCTATTTGGAGTTGAAAATGGAAGCTCCTCCAAGTGCTTGTGAAAATGCTTCGAGGGTCTTGCAACCAAAAATCGTTGATCTTTCTGAGCAAGCACAAAATTTCACTGGTATTGGGGCAATAAAAATGGAAAACTAAAGCAAGCCTTGAGATAGTTCCTTTTCAATCAAGCCCAATAACTTAATGGCTGATTTTTGTAATTTAAAGCAACAGAAATTAAAAAACTTGAGTTTTAATTTGTTCAAGAAGTCACAAGCCCTCAATTTCTTATACCAGAATTACGTATCATATTGATCAACCACAAATCCAGCCGTAGCCCTTGAACATTTCATTGGCATGAAACAATTCTGCTTGTCTGTTAATTAATTCAAAGCTTATAAATCTGGGTATATTCACTGTTCTACTCAAGTTTCAAATGATCTCTCTGATGGCACTCTCTCATTTTCTCCTCCTGATTTTCGTTTCTCTCTTTGGTAACTACCTGATTCCCTCATTTACATGTTTTTCTTTTAAGATAAATGCTAGTCATTCTATGGATATATACCACAATTGTATCGTAGCAAgcattatcttttatttatttacgtaTTAAATGGTAAAAATTTTTGAATAATGTATTTTTCAGGTACTGACGCTGCTAAGATTATTACTATACTAAATAAATGCGACTTCACAATATGGCCTGGATATCAAATAGGATTTCCGTTGGGAGACGGTGAATTGAGACCTGTAAGTAGTGGTTTTGAGTTAAGTGCCGGTGCATCGCTGAATCTCACAGTAGCCCATTATGCCACTGTCTGGGGTCGCACTGGGTGCTCATTTAATGAATCAGGTCTTGGGACATGCATCACCGGCGACTGTGACGGTCGTTTAAGTTGTGGCGATGATGAAACTGGCTGGTGGTATATAACTCCACAACCTGTCACGCATGCTTCTTTGAGATTTGGAGAAGACAAATTTCCTGATGTTTTTGCACTTAACGTAGGAGATGGGTATAATATACCAATTTCTATAACGCCTTATGGCGGTAGCAATGGCGGTGAAGGTAGATGCAAGGCTACAAGTTGCTCCATAGATTTGAACAAGAGTTGCCCAGATGAGCTGAAGGTGAGATCAAATGGTAGTACTGTAGCATGTCGAAATCCTTGCCTTCGATATTTTTCTCCTGAGCCTCAGTTTTGTTGCCCATATGGATATGAGAGAGGCGATTGCCAGCCTACAAATTATTATGAAGTGTTCGAGGCTGCTTGTCCTTCAGCTGGTGCCGCTCCTGAATTTGATTCCTCCAAATCGTCAGTGTGCTCATATGCTAATAATTACTTAATTAGCTTTTGTTAAAAACTTAATCAATTGCTTTCATATAGAAAATACATAATACACATAACACTGTAcaatgattaattaaataaacagTGACTTTTCTACATCAAAGGCTTCTTCTATCTTATGGTTTTCATTGCCAATATTCCTTGGGAACTGCACAATAGTTTATCTTTTTCTGGTTTTATtgcattaaaattattaattatagtaGGTTCCATACGTATAAATCATTAAACTTATAACGATGgtgtaaaataaattttcaaaaaacgTATTCTAACATTTTCAATTTTGAAGTTGTATTTAGAAAAGAGTAAAGATTTTTAAAGTAGAGTTTTGGAGAAAATCTTCGATTTCAATTTGAGTCCGAAAATTTTTCTAttcaaaatctttaaaaaagtttttcaaataataataaaaatattaaaatttaaaaaccataaaaaatcttattttatgagactatactctataaaactttattttattttacttcctcccaaatagaatattaaaaatagaaaataaaatcaaatatgtGTAATATAACCCAAGAAAAAGATAAGCCTGCCTGCCATACATGTTTTACTTATATTCATTAGGATGCAACACTACTATTTagagaaatttattttataaaatagtcGTATTTATTACAATGAATAAATCCTAATTGTTGATTATAATATAGTCAATAAGAGATTTATATCCTAATTGTTTATTATAATATAGTCAATAAGAGatttatgatgattaatgattattaataaaactatTATTATACATGTATAGCAAATGCTATTCACAAtggataaattttataatttctctaTTGTatgatttaaattataaaataaatcaacatCAACGAATGGAGATTGATTATGCATAAAAATGCAGTGGGTGGgggatatttttaatattattattagagTTGTTGATTATTCTAAAATAGTTTCGactcaaaaatgaaaaatttattaattttattgaaagatacaaagaagattttttttttttttcatacaaAGAAGAAGATAAAAACAGTGGATTATGGATTTCAAATTATACCATCTTATTtattaagagtttttttttttagtgaatTTATAATCAcattattttatcaataatttcaaatacatatttaattattttatgtttattcaTCACTCCAATGaatttaacaaaatatatattttatcaagttcaaatctcATGTTATACATTCTTTTATCCAAAcacaactttttatttttaatatggcTATAAATACAATATTTAGGTTCTAAAAAGATACTCTATGACCAGTAACATTTAAAGAGggtcaaattatataattacaaataataaaTCTAAGTTTTTATTACAACAACATATTCAATTTATtaccaattaaaaattaaaattttaaaaggcaATGACCCTTAAATCCGTGATTGTCTGCCTATGCATGAGTTGAGCATTTACTGTGATGAAAGGTTGttacattatttatatttatatagaagaatcaaattattaaataagtttaaatttaattcatgtaGTGTATCCTGACTTAGTTCAATGGTTAAAAACATATTAAtgagtaaatttattaataatggaccataataaatataatttaccgTATAATTAAAAGAGTTCCTTACACCAGAATTAACCAATTGGCCGTAGATCCTGCAAGCTCTTGAACACTTCATTGGCATGAAAAAGAGGTTCTTGGCAATTGTCCTAGTTTGTTAAACTCATTCAAagctattttatattatatgtatcCACCTATCTATCATTACTCTGTTTATTATTACAAGTAATATTTTGGTACCCATAGACTATTAACTCTCTTATGGCACTTTGGCATTTTCTCCTCCTGCTTTTTATCTCTTCATCAGGTGCATTATAGGCTTATTCTCATCTATACGTAATAACAGTGACAAGTAAAATTATGATAGCTTTGAACAAATTCCGTGCGATGGATCACCTGATTGCTTGATTAGTTTCTGTTGAAAATTTCATGTTTATTGACATTTTCATATGGAAATTATTAATCACATATAAACTAAAGAATAAAAGTTGGATACATCTCTACTCCAACCATGGACCCTCTTGGAAAATATTTCTAGGGTTGGAATTTTAATTGGCATCTAACAACCCTTTATTTGTTTATTCAGTAACTATAATTAACTACTTATCACCAAAAtagtttattttctttaatatgacagtaatatatttaaaattcaatggaATAAGAAGATGATACATGAATGATGATTTGATTTATAGAGAAGATAATGATTCTGATCGGGTAGGGAGTGAATTAATAGATATGATGAGTCGCTAATTCATGAAGATTTAAATTTAGAGAAGAAGTTATCTATTTTGTAAAATATGTCCAAAGTGGTTAATCTAAGGGTATTTATACCCTGACTATGTTAGAATATTTTAACTGATGTCCTTCCGGATtgaatgatgatgatgtgttcATACTCTGACCATTTTGATTGATTGCAGGGTGTTAAGCGGATCATTAATGGCTATCAATCGGCTGATAAATATTATGCCGCCTCATCCATACACTGTCCATTTGCTAGTGTCCTTTCTGCCAACCCTGCAGTATGCGTATTTATGATTCTAAGAAAGCTCTAAAACTGCAGTATGCGTAATTAGAATATGATTCTACAAAAACCTTTAAGACTAGTCAGCTGGCTCCGGACATAGGTGGGTCAGTTCGCCTATGCTATTCCGAGCATAGGTACAATTAGAGATATAGAAGGTCTTATCCGCGTGCTGTGTAGGACATGCATTCTACAACCTGATCGGACACCGAGAATCTAGCACGGAGACTCTTCTACTTCTCCTCTAAATGTGTCACGATTTCAAAAtccatcattattattattattattattatcggaTAGTatcataataaaagaaaattgaattcTATGGTCTAGGTCCAATATTCCAATAAAATAGGATTTTAGCATTTTCCCATGTTCTAATCGTTTCAATTCATAGATTATGAATATGACCCAAGTTTCTATCTGCAATAAAATGACTGTTAAAGTCTATTACAGGTTGCAGTTAGACCAGTGTGCCCACCAATTGGAGAATCATGAGCTGCTGCAATTAACTTCTGTTGAAGCTCTAAAGGATAACCAATACCTCCAAATATCAACAAACCCCCTGTATATACAGGCAATTAGGTCCGCCCAAGCTACCAATTAATAGAACTGCAATAAACTAAACTTCCTGCATCCACA
Coding sequences within it:
- the LOC110629678 gene encoding pentatricopeptide repeat-containing protein At1g62910 produces the protein MDEARKIFDQMVRRKMADVNGYCENKRIDEAKELFDEMPYKGLVPDVGTALEVFKHMRSQGHQPNRISFSILLDGLCKQGNLDEALALFKVMEKSRLKPNIVTYNILIDGLCRVGKLNDAKELFSRIFENGLRPSVYTYSAMIKVFCNEGLLHDAYKIFRGMEEAGCLPNGCCYNVIIQGFLRHKELAKASQLIDEMVDKGFSVDATTTN
- the LOC110630044 gene encoding putative pentatricopeptide repeat-containing protein At1g12700, mitochondrial — encoded protein: MTPRSIFTRTWRSFHFQLQIEIGTLYYPILLFKYSFHSSNSTRSRKDARLRSKFYSASFPDLDDALSSFNHIILMHPLPSIVQFVRFLSALVRMKQYHTVLSSSRKTDSLGISRSVNSLNILINCYCRLHRVDFGFSVLGKSLKLGLEPDIVTFTTLIDGMCKDRGFQPDVYTYNVIVNAVCKFGKTDGATGLLKEMVERGCEPNAVTYNAIIDTLCKDKLVAEALDLFSRMRNKGISPTAVTYNCLIHGLCSLGKLNQALSLLNEMVVQNISPDVYTFNIFFDNLFKEGMVSKVQEIFGIMVKWNIKPDLVTTIH
- the LOC110630045 gene encoding pathogenesis-related thaumatin-like protein 3.5, whose product is MYFSGTGNAKIITMQNKCDFTIWPGYQIVIPLAEGGRRNVDSGFELSAGKSVNFTVVDYATIWGRTGCSFNESEFGSCITGDCEGRLRCGDIFGRQFIHQQPVTYAYLEFGKNEYPDFFAINVGAGYNAPISIIPYGGSDAGDNKCKATSCSIDLKESCPDELKQRFNGITVACRNPCFHYPSVEPQFCCPYYGYEKDDCKPTNYFQVFEAACPSAGSTPEFDISRSSMCSNANNYLISFC
- the LOC122721617 gene encoding pathogenesis-related thaumatin-like protein 3.5; the encoded protein is MISLMALSHFLLLIFVSLFGTDAAKIITILNKCDFTIWPGYQIGFPLGDGELRPVSSGFELSAGASLNLTVAHYATVWGRTGCSFNESGLGTCITGDCDGRLSCGDDETGWWYITPQPVTHASLRFGEDKFPDVFALNVGDGYNIPISITPYGGSNGGEGRCKATSCSIDLNKSCPDELKVRSNGSTVACRNPCLRYFSPEPQFCCPYGYERGDCQPTNYYEVFEAACPSAGAAPEFDSSKSSVCSYANNYLISFC